The following is a genomic window from Syntrophaceae bacterium.
GCTTGAGCAGCATGTCCGTGGAGTAGATGTCGGCGCCGTGCTCCCGCTCGGAGAGGCCGAATCCGAAGATCCGCCCATACTGCAGGTGCCGGGCGGTCTTCTTCTTCATCTCCTCGTTGCGGCTCATCCAGATGGGGCCGAGCCCCAGGATCGAGACCTGCCAGGCATACCAGTACGACAGGCTGTAGAAGGCGAGGATCTCGTTGAACTCGCAATTGCGCCACGTGTCCCAGCGGCAGTCGGCGTCGCCGTACTTCGAGGGCGTCAGCAGCGTGGCGAAGATCCTGTTGTCCTTGATGAACTGGATGAAGTCATCGTACCAGACGCACCACTGGTCGTCCGCCTTGATCCGCTGCTTGCCCTTGCGCTCGAAGAAGTCGATCGTCTTGCGCATGATCTCCTTCGATTTCTCGCAGGGGTAGTCGCTCGCGTATTTCTTCGGATTGAACAGCATGGAATCCCCCTCCTTTGATCGTTAAGCATTTGTTATGCAATGATTTTTGACGAAAAAGCCACAATGGAACTGACCGCCGGTCAGCATTTTGTCCCCCTTCTACACTATTTTCACCGCCTTTGCAACGGATCCCTCCGTCCCTGCCCTTGTATCTCTGCCCCGATCGGTGTACCATCGGCGAAAACTGAAAAGGAGGGGACCATGAAAGGACTATTGCTGCTCTTCGCTCTCGTCGCCGCGGGCCTGTCTCCCGGGGCCGCCGGGGCCTTCGAGGTGGATGTCATCCCCACCTCGGCGGGCGACCTGGAGATCACCTTCATCGGTCACGGGACCCTCATGCTGCGCCATGGCGGGAAGGTCATCCACGTGGATCCGTGGACGCAGCTGGCCGATTACGGGAAGCTGCCGAAGGCCGACCTCATCCTGGTCACCCACGAGCACCGGGACCACCTGGACATCAAGGCCATCGAGACGGTCAGGAAGAATGGCACGGAGATCGTCGCCTCGGAAGCGGCGGCGAAGCAGATCAAGGGTGCCTCAGTCCTGAAGAACGGCGCTTCGGGGACATGGCTGGGCGTCCCTGTCGAGGCGGTCCCCGCCTACAACCTCGTCCACATGCGAAGCCCGGGCGTTCCCTACCACCCGAAGGGAACCGGCAACGGATACATCATCCGCTTCGCCGACAAGCGGGTCTATGTCGCCGGCGACACGGAGAACACGCCGGAAATGAAGGCTCTCCGGGACATCGACGTGGCCTTCCTTCCCGTGAATCTGCCCTACACGATGACGCCCGAGATGGCGGCCGACGCGGCAAAGGCCTTCCGGCCGAAGGTCCTTTACCCCTATCACCACGGCGAGACCGACCTGCGGAGGCTCGTGGAGCTGCTGCAGGGAGAAAAGGGGATCGAGGTCAGGATCCGCAAGATGCAGTGAGCCGAGCGCCGGGGTTCATGCACCAGGCTCCAGGATTCCTGCACTGTCCTGT
Proteins encoded in this region:
- a CDS encoding MBL fold metallo-hydrolase, with translation MKGLLLLFALVAAGLSPGAAGAFEVDVIPTSAGDLEITFIGHGTLMLRHGGKVIHVDPWTQLADYGKLPKADLILVTHEHRDHLDIKAIETVRKNGTEIVASEAAAKQIKGASVLKNGASGTWLGVPVEAVPAYNLVHMRSPGVPYHPKGTGNGYIIRFADKRVYVAGDTENTPEMKALRDIDVAFLPVNLPYTMTPEMAADAAKAFRPKVLYPYHHGETDLRRLVELLQGEKGIEVRIRKMQ